The region CTCGGTCTCCAGCTTGTGCAGGGAGTCCCAGAGCTCCCTGGCCTTGTCCCTggggagcaggagtggcaaagggCAGGCTCGCGGGCTTGGCcgggaggcggggaggcggggggggggagccCTCGGGCGGGGCCTCACCTCAGTTTGTCGTCGCCCAGGTGATCGATGTTGAGGGGCTTCCGCCGCTCCGCCAGGACCTTCTTCTTCATCTCCCGGGCCGTCTGCTTCTTGCCTCTCTTCTGGTCAGCCTGAGGGGCACCGCGCAGGGCGTGATGCGGCGGCCGGGGGAGGGGCCGCAGCctggcgccccgcgccccgcgccccgcgccgccGCACCTTGGCCAGGTAGCTGCTGTAGTTGGCGCCCATGGAGGACAGAGCCTTCTTCTTCTTCAGGTCGTCCTCCGCCCTCCtcttggcctcctcctcctcccgacGGGCCTTCTCCTCCTGAGGAGACCCCGGCCCCAGACCTCAGGGCTGCCCTCACTGGGCAGGTGTTGAGGACCCGCCTGGCCTTGGAAGCTTCCAGAAGCTCCAGGTCCTGGCCTGGGTCTGCCCTCTTGCAGGGGCTCAGCCGGGGCCTCTGGCCCCTGGCCCAGCTCAAGGGGAAGCTTGGAGAAGGGCGGGCAGACAGAGCACCTGGTGCTTCTGGGGCTCGgggtctggggcggggtgggggggtgcccaGCCTCACCGCCAGCCGGTTCTGGCGCTCCCGCTCCTTCTCAGCCCGGATCCTCTGCTGCTCTGCTCTCTCCGCACGGCGCTTCTCCTGCGGCCGGAGGAGCAGGTCAGCCAGCCCTGCCGACGCCCACCCCATCGGGGGTCCGCCTGCCCCGCCTCGGCCCGGAGCTGCCCACTCACAATTCTCTCCTTGAGTGcgaccagctcctcctcctccttcttccgcGCCTCGAAGTGGCTGTCAATGAGCGCCTGCAGCTCCATGAGGTCTTTGTTCTGACGCTTCTTCTGGATGTCCTGTGGCGGGAGAGCCGCGTCATCCCCACGCCTCCTCTGGAGGCCCTGGCCCTCCTGGTGGCACCTTTCTGTGCTCCAGCCGGGAGCCCTGACCCACCTGGATGCCAGGACAGCTGAGAGTGGCAAGGGACCTTCTGGCCTTGCCTTGTCCCTGCAGTTCCCTCCTGGGGGCTAGGGGCTGCCTGATCCCTTAGCCACAGGGTAGGAATGGTGCCCTCCCTGTGAGTGAGTCTGGGCCCTGCACAGCCCTGAGGTCGTTTGTCAGCCCCTGGGATGGGCGGTCTCCGACTTGGCCTTGCTATTGTGCTCAGAGATGCCCTGAATGGACCAGGCAGAGAGGAAGCTGGGGAGTGGGGCAGTCTGTGGGATACACAAACGGAgaagtgggtggatggatgggtgactGGGCAGACGGATGGATgatgatggatgggtgggtgagtGGTTGGCTGGGTGgttggatggacggatggataaGTGGATGTATGAGTggttggatgggtgggtgggtggatggatggatgaatggttggatgggtgggtgggtgggtgggtggatgggtggaggaAAGGACCGATCAGTGGATGGAGGATGGATGGAaggctgaaggaggaggagggaagagtggCATCTATCACTGGGGGAGTTTCCTCCGGTCCAGAGATGAACTAAGGCAGAACTGCATAGTACCCGGAAGCCCTGCTCTAGAGGAGACGGCCTGCTCAGGATTAGCCTGGAGCCTGAAGGCtgggggctggttggaggggacACCATGTTGATCTGGGCTCCATAAACTTACATCGAAGtctactttctccccttctgggaTCTTAGGAGCAGTGAGTCTGGAAAAGAGCGAGAGACTCGTGAATGGAGACAAGAGGGGACCCCACTAGGACAGTGGGCCTGGCCCCCACCGGCCTGGCCCCCCACGCTCTCCCCTGGCACTAGGCCTGACCTTTGCTCTTATCAGAGGGGTAACTCACTGTCCCCAGAGTGGCTCGGCCCTTAGAGAAGTTTTCAACCTCTTAGCATCCCTCTATTTTGCCAACTTTTGGACCTCGCAAGGGCTGTGTCACCCCTGTCTGTCCAGGAAGGGCAGCCTTGGTTTCTTtctcaaacaaataaacaaatgcagCTAGGGCctgcctgggaggcagggtgggcaCCGCAGCCTCTCAGGGCCTTTGGCCTCTGCGTCAGGAGCAGCCGTCTCAAGTGATCCTGTGCATTTCTTTGGCTCCTCTCTGAAGTTTATTTCTGGGGACCCAAAGGAAGGGGCTTTGGGCAGGAAGCACCTTGGAGAAGAAATAAGACTCACACCCCCAGATCTGGCCCCCCGAGTCCAGCTGCTGCAGCCATGGCGCCCGGCGCCCGGCGCCCTCCCACCAGAACATTCCAGATGAGCAAGGAGCTCAAACAGCGACACAACAATTTCTTAAGACAAGCCGTAGGGGAAAGGGGAGCCGAATGTGGACCAGAACGTCCTGCACAGGGAGAGGTGGCCAGGTGACCCCAGGCAAACGAAAAGCTGATGGATGTGGAAACAGGCAAAACTTGaagcggggagagagagagaggaaaaaaaaaccagactagaaaaatattttcagcaaACACAGAGAAGACTTATATCCTTATGCAAACCGATGATTAAGAAAACCCTGAGACGCCTCCGCTGTCAGATAAATGGGCCGAGGGCATAAGCTAGCAGCTCCCCCAGAAGAAAGAGCGCCAGTCAGCAGGCGCGGGAGAGGCCCGCGCAGCGGCGCAGGAATGCAAAGGAAAACAGCCGGAGAGGCCGTTTCTCATCCAGCCGTCAGGGGCCGCGCGGTGCAGGCACGAGCGGGCCGGCAGCGCGGCGCGCAGACCGCGCTGGCCGCCCTCGCCGAAGCCATTTGGATGTCAAAAGCGTTAAGAACACTCCTCctctttgacccagtaattccagttCTGGGAATGCGGCCTAGGGAAATAACCCGAAAGACAGAAAATGCTTTCCATCCAGCGTTATTTATGATAGTAAAATATGGGGGAGAGCCTTAATATCCTGCAATAGAGGAATGGTTAGGAAAATTATGGTTTGTCCAATTGATGGAATATTATGTGgccattcaaaatatttaagaagactatgtaaaaacatggaaaaatacttaggaacagcgctgcattaggaaaaaaaaagcagaattcaAGGCTGTATAGACAGTCCCATGTTTGAAAAACAGCTCAgagtttcagtctttttttcccaAGCCCTGTGCATGGAAAAAGAGTAGGAAGAAATAAGTCTTTTTACTTCTTTCTACTCCTTTCCGCGGTCTGGCTGGCGGGGTGGAGAGttatggatgattttttttttcattggacTTTCacgtattttccaaattttctttaatgaggtgttttattttcataatgaaaacacaaacagtttttttttttaaactagaaaatatcttgtgACCTGGCAGCTTTCTTTAAGATTGCTGAAAACTAAAGGGCGACGGCTGGAAATGTGCCGGCCACACCGTCGCATCGCCCGGGTCCCCTCGGGAGGGCCGGGCTTCCCCCAGGTGGGAGTGGGCCCGGGGCGTGGGCGGGCTCGCACTCGGGTTCCGTCCCGTGGGGCGCGAACACAGACCCGGATGCCCCACGGGACGGGGTGAGGGGGGGATCGTGCGCGACGCACTGTGGGCTTATGAGTGTTTATCAGAAACAGAAAAGCCAGGATAGTCGGATCAAAACCAGAAACCTCCGAACAACACCCAAGTGGGTAAAAACGAGGGAAAGAAAGAGCCTCTGAGCAAGGATGGTGCCCCCCAGAGGGCGACGTGGCTCCTGCCCATTTTCTGTTCGGAGGCACCCTCCAGCACCCCGCTTCCACGCCTGGTTCACATCCGGAGGGACAGCACAGCCGGAGAGGGCAGGGGAGAGCTCCGTGggcctccctctctctgccccacctcccccgGCTTCCTTCCTCCGCCcgcagcctcctcctgcaggaagccttccttggatGAACTGGATGAACTGGGGCAGCGCCTTGCCCGACGAGACCTCCAGAGTCCCCAGGGGAAGTACCAGGTGACTTCTGATCCCCGCCTGTAGGGGGGGCACCAGCTGCCCCCAGTAATCACATTCTCATCGTGTGCCTCTCAGAACTCCACAGCCTCAGCCACCACATCAAGGAGCCGAGGAGcagctctgtctctcaggggCTGGGTCCCCAGAGCCTAGGACGCTGCTTTCCTTGAGGTGCCAGGGGCCCAGCCTTGGGGCTGCTGGCTCCCCAGTGACCTCGGCCCCATCCAGCCTGCTCACTCGGGCCTCTCCTCCAAGCACCGGCTCCAGGCCCGCCCAGCCTGCCCGGCCCGCCCGGCGTCCAGCCCACACTCACCTGGGTCTCGGCTTCTCCTCTGGTCAGCACAGCGCCGGCGCGGGGAGAGCGGGATGGGGAGAGAGACCAGGTGAGATGGGAGCCAGCTCCTGTCTGCAGTCCCCTGGGGGCACCTAGCGGGGGGCTTCCTGGGCTTGGCCAGCAGGGCGACCTGCCTCTCCAGCTGAGcccctcaccccctttccccaccctccAGGAGCCAGTGGGTCTTGTCCCCACCCCAGGGCCAATGGAAGTCCTGGTGGAGTCTACAGAGCAGTGCTGGGTGAGGGGCCCAGGACGCTGGAGCGAGAGGGAGGGCTCTAAGGAGGAAGAGATGGAAGCTCCAAGCAGCGTCCTGGGGGCAGGAAGGCAAGAGAGAAGGTGCGGAGGGAGGGGGAGCGGagatggggggagggaggagcacCCCCAGCCCAGGCTCCCTGTCCGCTGGCTGGTCTCCACTGACCATCCCACCCTGGTGTCGGGCAGAAGCTTGGAAACAGGCAGTGCCTGTGAGGCCCTGGCAGCCAAGCCCACGGCGGACGCAGCGCGAAGCAGCAAGGCCCAGCCCTCGGGGCCCCGGTGCCCAGAGAAGAGGAGGACAGACAGGTGGACAGGCGGGCGAGGGAGAGGGATGGAGAGCCCGCAGGACGGCCCTGGGCAGGCAGGGCCTCTCGTCTCAGGGCCTGTCAGGACACAGCCTGAGCGCTGCCGCCAAGGGACCCcttaccttcctcctcctcctcctctgcatcTTCGGGGCGTAAGCGCACATGCAAGAGAAGAGCGCGAGGCCGCAGGGAGCGTCAGGGGCACGAGCGGGGGCCCAGCCAGGGGACACGCCCAGACCCCCTCTTGCCTGGGTGTGCGTTGACCCGGCCCCGTTTGCGGCCCCAGCTGAGAGCCAGAGAATCTCTGTCTGGGGAGGGTCTGGAGGGGCCGTGGGCCCAGGAGGGCCTGGGAGAGCCCGCCCCACCCGGGAGGCCTGGTGCTGGCTGGAGGGCGCAGGGGTCTGTGAGCGCTGGCCCCTGGCTTCTTTGAATCTTTCTGCGGGGGGCAGGCGGTCCTGGGGACCTGACACCTGGGTTTTGCTGAGTTGGAACCCAGCGGATCTGGGACAGTTAGGTTCATGAAGTCTTGCTAGTCCCGGTCACAGGCCGTGGGGGGTGCAGGGAGCCCTCAGGCTGAGCCCTGAGGCCCGGCTCCCAGCCGCCCGAGGGAGCCTGCCCTGACACTAAAGAGGGTTCTCTCCTGGAGGCTGCACAGGCCTCCTCTGCCTCTCCCGCCGCCACCCCATGGGGCTGGCCTTATGACCAGAGGCCTGTCTGGACTGTAGCCTTCAGACCTGAGACCCCACCTGCCTGGGGTAACCTGGCTGCCCTCACGTAGGGGCTACGTCCTTTGAGCCTCCTGGCCTTCCCTGGGCTCTGGGGAAGTCCTGGCTGGCCCAGGGTCTGCAGCAGGACCGGCTGTGCCTAAcctcctgccccccgcccccagcccctgctctaGGACCCTCGGTGGTGATGGCAGGGCAGTCCACATGGAAGACCCTCAGCCTGTCTGGCCTTGCACCAGGCTTGCCccaagtggggagggagggtggcaTCCCCAGCCCTCAGCCATGCTCTGGGCAGCGCCTCCCCTCGCGCCCCCTCGGCTGCACACCACTCCCACCAACATCCCCTGCACCTGGGGGGCTGAGGGACACAGGGGACTCTGGGAACTGATGCTTGgggagggagtggtggggagcCAAACGCTGCGGGATGATGGGACCCCATGGCTACGCTCCCCTAGGCAGAGGGCAAGCAGACAGCGGCCTCGTCTCTCCACAGCccctctgtctgcctgtctgtctgcctgtctgtgggCCTCAGGGCTGGCTCCAGGGTGACCTGGTGACTTTGCAGCCGGCGCCGTCCCTCCCTGGACCCTCATTCCTTGTTCCTGTGAGGCCCCGCACCCGCCACCCAGCCCTGGGGCCCGGCACATCCCGTTCCACAGGGAGCCTTGCTAAGGTCAGAGAAGGGGAAACACTTTGGGGTCGTGCTAGGGGTTCAGGCCCAGCTGGGAGGCCGCCTGCGGCCCCTTGAGGAATCGTGTGACTCCCCGGCTTGAGCCCTGACCTCCACCCCAGAGCACGGCCAGCCCCGCTGCAGGAAAGCCAGGCCCACCCAGGAGCCTCCTCACGCCAAGTGTGTCTGGCTCCCGCCCAGGAGATGGGGGGGATGCTGGGCCTGACTGCTCGTTTGCACACAAGGCTCCCTGCTGTTCCAGGTCCCCCACGTCCCCCCCTCCACCTCAGCCTGACCTTCTGTTTCACCCCACTTACCTCTCCACCCTTCCTGCAGcaccccctccttccttctctctggcttgctgtctggggcagggcaggggccacCTGCCTTGCCTCTCCCCCTCGGCTTTTCTCCATCCCACCCCGGTGAACCCAGAGGGTCCTAGTGGACCCCAGCACCATCCTCCAGAGGCCTGCACCCCTCTCAGGCCCTACACTCAGCTCCGTACTTGGTCTTAAGTCTGGTCACCCCCCACCTTCCTGCTGGTGGTCCGGGAAGGGCCTTGTCCCCTCATCCCTGAAAGCTCGCCTGCATGATGGGGGCAGGAGACCCGCACCCCAGCACCCCAGGCCTACCCTGTCCCCAGCCTGTCCCTACCCCATGGGAACGGTGGCGAGAGTCATGCAGGGTGGGAAGAGGCGGCAGGGCTCAGGAATTGGCGGGGGACCGGGGGCAGCGAGTGTACCTTCTTGGACTTCCTCTGCAGAAGCAGTGccatggagggggaggggggaagagagAACCAGTGTGAACCTCGGGGCAGAGATGGGGGTAGGGGGGGCAGCAGGCGAGCAGAACCACATGTGAGTGGGTTACACAgcccctctttttccttctgggcCAGGCTGCCAGCTCACACCCACACACGGCCACATGTGCACACGCGCCCTTACAGGACGGAAGACATGGCACATACCTGGTTCATGAACTTCATGAACTTCATGAACTTCATGGGCTAAGGAGCGCCATGGAGCAAGGCAACACGCGGGTCAGAGGTCAAAGGAGAAAGGATCCGAGGTTAAAGGAAACAGCCGGTCACCCCAGAGGGGTCGGTGGCAGAGGCCGAGGGGTGGGGAGCATGCGGGGAGTGAGCAAGACACAGTCAGTGCTGGCCGGGGCCGCTGTCCCCCCGTCCTGTCCCTGCCTCacactggggaaactgaggctcttgCTTCTGCTGTGACATCACTGCTGTCCTGGGGACGTCAGCTCCGTGGCTTCCTCTGCCGCCTCCCccttcccgcctcccgcaggccCCTAGGAAGGACTCCACGCGGAAGCCTGGAGGTCCACACGTAGGGCTGCAGCTGGTGGGGTGACACCTGGGCCCAGAAGGGCAGGGCCTGCCGCCTAGGAAGCCTGGAGGACGCCCTGCTTCTAGTAGCCCAACAGCGGGACacactcccttctctctcctagcCTGCGAGAAGGTCCGCGTGGCCCCAGACGTCGGCTGCTCCGTCTGCTGATCCAAGCACGGGGCTCCTGAACCTTACATGGTCCACCCGGACCCCGAGGAGGGAGCCCACTGGGGCAGGCTGGAGAGGTGGCCAGGGAGCTCTCAGTTACCCTCCCTGGGGTGGGAGGCTGGGTTCAGGGACGTCCCGGGACCGCTAGGTCTACATCTGGTCCAGCCGTCCCCCACGTTTACCTACCCTCCCGGTGCCAGGGATGGGTGACCTCTGTCTGCAGCCCAGCCCATGTTGGTGGTGCTGGACCTTGAGGGGCCCCCCTCTCTGGTCAAGCATTGGCCTTGGTTAGTGGGTTAGGTGGAGGCCACATGTGGGGGCCCTTCGGCTGGCTGGCCCCCCGCTGTCCtcgccctcccccaccctggctcccagccagccctgggccccacaTGGGGACCAGAAGTCCTGGGTCCTCATACCTTCCTCATGGACTTCATGGACTTCTGCAGGTGGAGGGGGCGCTGGGCGTGCAGGTGGCGGGAGGAGAGAGGACAGGTTATGCCAGGAGCACACGGCACGTCCTcagagggggtggggagcacgcAGGGGTCACCACGAGGGTCAGTGGGGCAGAAGGGCTGGAGTGTGCTTGCAGGGGCCGGCGTCCTGGACCCCTCTTACCTTCCTCCTGGGCCTCTTCTGAGGTGGGAGCCggagagacaggagggaaagaggaaacaaGGTGTTAGAGGGCCACACCCGGGCggcagggaaggaggcagccctggggggagGTGCAGCCGGAGCTCCAGGGGCCAGGCAAGGCTGGGTCCTGCACCCCAGCCAGGTGGCAAGCCTGCGGGGCCTCGGAGACCTCAGGGCCTTGGCCCCGTCTCTGCCAAGCGTGACCTCCTCCCTGGCCCTGGGGGTCTCTGAGTCCCGTACCCCTCGTCGGGGAGCTTGCCCTGGACTGCGACATCTGTGCATGGAAGGGTCTAGCTAAGTCTGACTCCAAAGGGGACGGAAGTGCGGACAGGGAGGAAGTCATGTTAGGGGAGACCCCCAGGAGATGCAGGGGCGTCCCCACATGGGCCTGAAGGCCGGCCTCGGAGGACCCTGCCCGTCAGCCCGGTCACCTTCCCCAGGGAAGGGCGGCTCCCAGGATCATGGCTCCCTCTCAAAGGCATCTTTCCACCTCTTCAGCGTAAAAAGAACTGTTTTGCTCACGTTGTTAGGGCATCCAagtgttttcaaatcttttcaaaACCTAGTGCCCAGCATACCCCGCAGGAGAGCCCTGCCTGGTGAAGTTCGTGAGAGCCTTCCTGCGCCTGAGTGGGTGCCAGGGGCCGCACTCAGGCTCCCGTCTGGCCTGAGAACTGCCCGTGTGCACTCTCCCCAGGTGCAGAGGCTCCCTCGCTCCCACGCCTGTCTGGGCACCACTGGGAGGCTCCCGCAGACGCCAGGCGCAGACGCCAGGCGCAGGGAGGGCTCTCCAGCTCGGCCTGGAGGTCATTGCtccgggaggggaggggaggcatgctgagagagacagagacagagatggagacgGAGATGGAGACATAGACAGGAAGAGAGATACAAAGAGGCAGAgacaaagatggagagagagacagagatgctgagaggcaggcaggacCTCCACACCCACACTTGGTATTAATGAGGTGAGAGTCTGAACAACCAAATCCCAGCTAACTGCACACACCAGGGACACGTGAGATTATtatgtatacagaatacatagtaACATACAAAGTGTTAATGAACGATTAATGAGTATTCTCGAGGCAGACGGTTAGGGGTGATGGCAGATAGGAATTAAGGATGAGGAAGGTGGATGGTTAATTGGTGAGCTGGGAGGCCAGAGGCCCTGTGGAGATGAGGCTGGGAATACAGAACAGGACAGGAGGAGGCTGGGTCAGGGAGGTCTGGGGCGGGTGGGGCACATCTGGGACTGCCCGAGTTACCTTCCTCCTCGTACTCTTCTGCAGGGGGTAGAACAAAGGAGAGGAGCCAGTTAGAGGGCGACCCGGGGGCCAGCCTCGAAGGGGGGGGGGGCGGTATGACCCATCCCCGACCGTCAGGGATGGGGACCCTAGAgatggggacagggaggaggaggaggctctgGCCAAGCCAGCAGCTCTTGAGGACGGGTGTGAGCCACGGGTGCTGTGGTCCTACGGTGGGGACCATGGCAGTGACTGGCCAGGCCTGGGGTCGGCCTGGACAGCTTTGCAGTGCGGAGCACGGTGTGCAGACAGGCGGGACTGCACTTGGGGACCTGCCTTTAGAGAAGGGAGGCGCAAGGCTCGGGGCAGAAGTGGGAACCCCATTTACAGTGAGGAGTCGATCTAGACACGGCAGATCTGGGGCTTCCAGCCGGGGGTGCGGGAAGCGCCGTCAGCATTTggagagcccatccccaaccggGTTTTCTGCCTAGAGGCTGACGCAGAGACGGGAAGTAGCTTTCACACTTACCCTCGACGTGCTCACTgtgggggagagagggggagagggaaaggggtcaGGGGGCTTCTTTCAGCGGGGGTGTGACAAACACCAGAGGGGCCTCCGGCCGCCGGGCACAGCCGAGGTCCAGGGGCCCCGAGGCGGGCAGGTACTCACACTTCCTCGTCCGACATGGTGGGAGGGTGTttctgcagggggaggggaggccaggacAAGAGTTAGAAGTTGTCTTGGCCTAGAAGTAATGCAGTG is a window of Vicugna pacos chromosome 10, VicPac4, whole genome shotgun sequence DNA encoding:
- the TNNT3 gene encoding troponin T, fast skeletal muscle, yielding MSDEEVEHVEEEYEEEEEAQEEAPPPPAEVHEVHEEDAEEEEEEEEKPRPRLTAPKIPEGEKVDFDDIQKKRQNKDLMELQALIDSHFEARKKEEEELVALKERIEKRRAERAEQQRIRAEKERERQNRLAEEKARREEEEAKRRAEDDLKKKKALSSMGANYSSYLAKADQKRGKKQTAREMKKKVLAERRKPLNIDHLGDDKLRDKARELWDSLHKLETEKFELGEKLKRQKYDIINLRSRIDQAQKHSKKAGTTPKGKVGGRWK